CAGCATCAAGACGTCCGAGGGCAGCTACACCTACGCCAACGAGTCCCTCACCATCACCGCGGGTGGCGAGCTCCCGATGGACGACGGGAACTCCTGAGTATCCGGGCCTGACGGCTCAACAGGAAAAGGCCGGGCTACCTGTGAGGGTGGCCCGGCCTTGTGTTTTTCGGTGTGACGCCTGAGCATAGGGGCGAGCCCGCACATGCAGATCTCCGAGCAAGATTCCAGCGTCCGCCTGAAGGTGACCTACAAGACGCCCGAGGCGCTGATCGACGAGTACACGCGGAGCGTCGGCCAGGGGAGTGTCACGCTGGAGACGCGGCGCAGCCTGACGCGGGGCACGCGCTTCGTGTTCGAGATGCAGGCGGAGGGGCTGGCGCAGCCGGTGGAGGTGGTGGGCGAGGTGGTGAACATCACCCCGCGGCCCGGAGGGCGCTACCACCTGACGGTGAAGTACGCGACAGACGTGGACCGGGTGGCGCTGGACGCGGTGCTGCAGCGCATCTTCGCGCAGGAGCACGAGAAGATGCGCAAGTACCCGCGCATCCCGCTGAACGTGCGCGCCATCGAGTCCACGCCGTTCTCGCCGGTGTTCTACGTGCGAGACATCTCTCGCGGAGGCGTGGGCATGGAGGTCGACGCGCCCGCGCTGCCGGCGATGGTGAAGGTGGGCACGCCGTTCCTGCTGGAGATGGAGTTGTCGCAGGGGCCGCTGCTGCTGCCGGGCGAGGTGATGTGGGCGTCCACGGCGTTCCGGGCGCACTCGCCAGTGACGCCCATCTTCGGCGTGGGCTTCAAGGATCTGCCGAAGGACACGGCCGAGCGGCTGGAGTCGCTGCTGTCGCTGGACTCGCTGCCCCCGGGCCCGTGGTGGGCGCGCGTGAGCTTCGGCAACGAAGCCCTGTCGCGCATGCCGTGAGGCTGGATCCAGCCCAAGTGGGCCTCTCACGCGCTGCGCCTATTTCACGACGACGCCTTTTAACCCCGTTCGCGCCTCGAACTCGCGGACCAGCCGCTCCATTTCCGCTGGATCCTCGCAGCCCAGACTGAATGAGAAGGTCGGTTTTGTCGGATGCCGGTAGAGCAGCAGACCGGCGTCACCGCGCTCGTAAAGCGCGCAGTGTTCAGCGGGAGGAATGCGCTTGAAGCCCTTCTCCTCGGCCAGCGCGGACACGATGTCCGAGCGGTAGCGGCCATCGGCACC
The nucleotide sequence above comes from Hyalangium minutum. Encoded proteins:
- a CDS encoding PilZ domain-containing protein, encoding MQISEQDSSVRLKVTYKTPEALIDEYTRSVGQGSVTLETRRSLTRGTRFVFEMQAEGLAQPVEVVGEVVNITPRPGGRYHLTVKYATDVDRVALDAVLQRIFAQEHEKMRKYPRIPLNVRAIESTPFSPVFYVRDISRGGVGMEVDAPALPAMVKVGTPFLLEMELSQGPLLLPGEVMWASTAFRAHSPVTPIFGVGFKDLPKDTAERLESLLSLDSLPPGPWWARVSFGNEALSRMP